TTTAAAGTAAGTTACAACATTTTAGTTGTAACCATCTGTTTTTCTTGAGGAGGACAGTTTCATGAGTGAGGCACAGAAAAAAGAATTCAAGGTGGCAACCGGTGATCGGACCATTCTGCCCGAGGGCACCAGGCTCGTCCCGATTTTTATCATGGGCAAGCGTTATCTGGTACCTGAGACCCTGACAATTCAGAAATCCCTGGAATATGCCGGATACCAATTTATCCGTTCCTGCGGTTGTCGGGGCGGTATCTGTGGTGCCTGTCCGACAGTTTACCGAATTTTGGGGGATTATCATCTTCATTTCTGTCTTGCCTGCCAGACAGTAGTCCAGGAAAATATGTATCTGACCCAGGTACCGTTCTTCCCGGCCAACCGAGCCCCATACAAACTTGAAGAGGTTGATGACTCGGCAGAAACCATCATGAGACTATATCCGGAGGTGATGAAGTGCGTGGCCTGTAATACCTGCACCAAATCCTGTCCGATGGATATTGAGGTGATGGAGTATGTCAATGCGGCCATGCGCGGTGATGTTGCCAAGGTCGCGCGGCTCTCGTTCGATTGTATCCAATGCGGACTTTGTTCAGCCCGTTGTCCGGCCCAGATTCAGCATTTTCATCTGGCTCAGCTCTGTCGACGGCTCTATGCCAGGTATCAGGTTCCAAAGGCCGAACATTTGCAGCAACGGGTAGCCGATGTTCAAGCGGGCAAATATGATGAAATGCTGAAAAACCTGGTTGAAAGTGATGAGGAAACCTTGAGAAAGCTCTATATTGAACGGAAAATGGAGCCCCAGGATAGCGAGGGCTGGGAACCTCAGGATAAAACTTTTCTATAGAGCTAATTGAATTTATCGGTGGATTTATTAAAAATCCCAACTGGAGGATAGTGATCATGGGTTACACACCTGAAATGCTGGAATTGATTAAAAAAGTTGAGGCCAGCCGCCCTGAACGGGTCGCCCGCGTTAAACAAGGAGTTAGTTTTGAACCTCTGACCCTGGACGGTCGTCAGGAGGTATTGAATAAATTTCATCCGGATTACAATGAAGCGGGAAGGCAGGCGGTCAAAGTTGGTCCCAGCAAAGGTGAAGTTTATCCGGATAGATTTGTTGAAGTTCTTGAAGCAAAAGCCCGGCTGCTGGTTGATAATGCTGAGCTGGAAAAGCTCATTGCTTTTGAAACGGACGTCCTGGTTATCGGCGGTGGCGGTGCCGGTACTTCGGCCGCGCTTTTGGCCCAGGAGAATGGTTCCAAGGTGATCCTGGCAACCAAGCTGCGCCATGGTGATGCCAACACGGTAATGGCGGAAGGTGGGATCCAGGGAGCAAGCCAGGAAGTGGATTCGCCGTATTACCATTATCTTGATGTGATCGGCGGCGGCCATTTTACCAATACTCCGGAACTGGTTGCGGCTTTAACTCATGACGCGCCCCTGGTGATTGAGTGGCTTGAAAGTCTGGGATTGATGTTTGATAAAGACCCGGATGGCCGGATGCGGGTACGGCATGGCGGCGGTACCTGTCGTAAACGGATGCATTCATCCGGGGATATGACCGGATCAGCGATTATGCGGGTACTGAAGGATGAAGCCCGGAACCGGGCTGAAGATATTACCGTGCTTGAATTTTCCTCAGCAATTGAAATTCTCAAGGACAGCCAGGGCCGTGCAGCCGGCGCCTTGTTCTTCAATATGGAGACCGAAGAGTATTTTGTCGTCAAAGCGAAAGCCACCATCATTGCTACCGGCGGTTATGGTCGGCTGCATATTCAAGGCTTTGCCACCACCAATCATTATGGTGCTACTGCCGATGGTCTGGTTATCGGCTACCGGGCCGGTGTTCCCCTGTCCTTCATGCATTCAACCCAGTATCATCCTACCGGGGCAGCTTTTCCGGAACAGAATATTGGTTTATTGATTACCGAGAAAGTTCGGGGTCTGGGAGCTAATTTACTCAACTGTGAAGGGCAACAGTTTGTCTTCGAGCGTGAACCCCGGGATGTTGAATCCTCCTGTATCATCCAAGAATGCCTTGAACGGAACAATGGTGTTGTAACTCCAACCGGACGGGTAGGTGTCTGGCTTGATTCGCCCATGATTGATGATCTGGAAGGACCGGGCACAGTTAAAAAGGAACTACCGGCAAAACATATCCAGTTTATGCGTTATGGAATTGATATCAGTAAAGTGCCGATGCTGGTTTATCCCACATTGCATTATCAAAATGGGGGTTTGGCCATTAAGGACAATAGTGCCACCAATGTTGAAGGTCTGTTTGTGGCCGGTGAGGCATCCGGGGGCGTGCATGGGGAAAATCGCCTGATGGGGAATTCCCTGCTTGATATAACCGTATTTGGCCGTCGGGCCGGAAAAAACGCGGCAGAGTATGCAAAAGGCTTTTCCGGTTCCCTGGATCAGATCAATATGGATCACGTGGAAACTTATCATAAAGAAATGGCAGATGCCGGTATCGAAACCGAACTGGTTTCCCCCCTGGTACTGCCTAATTACACCCCTGAAGAAATTATGGAAAAACAGTTGACCACCCATTACCATGGTGGTATGCGTGCCTAGAGAAGGGCTGCGTGATCCGGGAAAACGATTCCCGGTTGTTTTGGCTCATGGCTTTGTGATGAAGGAGCCGGGGGGAAGTTCCCCGCCTTTTTTATCAATATTTTATTTTTTTTAACATGTCCTTAAAAAACCAATCAGTCATTTATAGTGAAGTAGCAAGGAGGTATTATGAAAATTCATGAA
The sequence above is a segment of the Pseudomonadota bacterium genome. Coding sequences within it:
- a CDS encoding 4Fe-4S dicluster domain-containing protein, producing the protein MSEAQKKEFKVATGDRTILPEGTRLVPIFIMGKRYLVPETLTIQKSLEYAGYQFIRSCGCRGGICGACPTVYRILGDYHLHFCLACQTVVQENMYLTQVPFFPANRAPYKLEEVDDSAETIMRLYPEVMKCVACNTCTKSCPMDIEVMEYVNAAMRGDVAKVARLSFDCIQCGLCSARCPAQIQHFHLAQLCRRLYARYQVPKAEHLQQRVADVQAGKYDEMLKNLVESDEETLRKLYIERKMEPQDSEGWEPQDKTFL
- a CDS encoding FAD-binding protein, which translates into the protein MGYTPEMLELIKKVEASRPERVARVKQGVSFEPLTLDGRQEVLNKFHPDYNEAGRQAVKVGPSKGEVYPDRFVEVLEAKARLLVDNAELEKLIAFETDVLVIGGGGAGTSAALLAQENGSKVILATKLRHGDANTVMAEGGIQGASQEVDSPYYHYLDVIGGGHFTNTPELVAALTHDAPLVIEWLESLGLMFDKDPDGRMRVRHGGGTCRKRMHSSGDMTGSAIMRVLKDEARNRAEDITVLEFSSAIEILKDSQGRAAGALFFNMETEEYFVVKAKATIIATGGYGRLHIQGFATTNHYGATADGLVIGYRAGVPLSFMHSTQYHPTGAAFPEQNIGLLITEKVRGLGANLLNCEGQQFVFEREPRDVESSCIIQECLERNNGVVTPTGRVGVWLDSPMIDDLEGPGTVKKELPAKHIQFMRYGIDISKVPMLVYPTLHYQNGGLAIKDNSATNVEGLFVAGEASGGVHGENRLMGNSLLDITVFGRRAGKNAAEYAKGFSGSLDQINMDHVETYHKEMADAGIETELVSPLVLPNYTPEEIMEKQLTTHYHGGMRA